Proteins from one Acidiphilium multivorum AIU301 genomic window:
- the pcaF gene encoding 3-oxoadipyl-CoA thiolase, with protein MTEAFICEYVRTPFGRYGGTLSAVRADDLAAVAIRGVMARAAGLDPAAVDEVLFGCANQAGEDNRNVARMALLLAGLPESVPGATVNRLCGSGLDAVGSAARAIRLGEAGVAIAGGVESMTRAPFVMPKAGAAFDRSNAVYDTTIGWRFVNPLMKAQYGVDAMPETAENVAADFNISRADQDGFALASQRKCQVAAEAGFFAGEITPVTIRGRKGDTVVDTDEHPRPETTLEGLARLSTPFREPGTVTAGNASGVNDGAAALILASAAAAQAHGLTPRGRVVGMATAGVPPRIMGMGPAPAVRKLLARTGVSLDAVDVIELNEAFAAQALAVTRDLGLADDDPRVNPHGGAIALGHPLGASGARLAGTALRALEARGGRLAIATMCIGVGQGIAVLIERV; from the coding sequence ATGACCGAGGCCTTTATTTGCGAGTATGTGCGGACGCCGTTTGGGCGTTATGGCGGGACACTTTCGGCGGTTCGCGCGGACGATCTGGCGGCGGTGGCGATCCGCGGGGTGATGGCGCGGGCGGCGGGGCTCGATCCGGCGGCGGTGGACGAGGTGCTGTTCGGCTGTGCGAACCAGGCGGGCGAGGACAACCGGAACGTGGCGCGGATGGCGCTGCTGCTGGCGGGGCTGCCGGAGAGCGTGCCGGGGGCGACGGTCAACCGGCTGTGCGGCTCCGGGCTGGATGCGGTGGGGAGTGCGGCGCGGGCGATCCGGCTGGGCGAGGCGGGGGTGGCGATCGCCGGCGGGGTGGAGAGCATGACCCGCGCGCCCTTCGTGATGCCGAAGGCCGGGGCGGCGTTCGACCGGTCGAACGCGGTGTATGACACGACGATCGGCTGGCGCTTCGTCAACCCGCTGATGAAGGCGCAATACGGGGTCGACGCGATGCCGGAGACGGCGGAGAACGTCGCCGCCGATTTCAACATCTCGCGGGCGGACCAGGACGGGTTCGCGCTGGCGAGCCAGCGCAAGTGCCAGGTGGCGGCCGAGGCCGGCTTCTTCGCCGGCGAGATCACCCCGGTGACCATTCGCGGCCGCAAGGGTGACACGGTGGTCGACACCGACGAGCATCCGCGGCCGGAGACGACGCTGGAGGGGCTGGCCAGGCTGAGCACGCCGTTCCGCGAGCCCGGCACGGTGACGGCGGGCAATGCGTCGGGGGTGAATGACGGGGCGGCGGCGCTGATCCTCGCCTCGGCGGCGGCGGCGCAGGCGCATGGGCTGACGCCGCGCGGGCGCGTGGTCGGCATGGCGACGGCGGGTGTGCCGCCGCGGATCATGGGCATGGGGCCGGCGCCGGCGGTGAGGAAGCTGCTGGCGCGGACCGGGGTTTCGCTGGACGCGGTGGACGTGATCGAGCTGAACGAGGCCTTCGCGGCGCAGGCGCTGGCGGTGACGCGGGATCTCGGGCTTGCGGATGACGACCCGCGGGTCAACCCGCATGGCGGGGCGATCGCGCTGGGGCATCCGCTGGGCGCGTCGGGGGCGCGGCTGGCGGGCACGGCACTGCGGGCGCTGGAGGCGCGGGGCGGCAGGCTGGCGATCGCGACGATGTGCATCGGTGTCGGCCAGGGCATCGCGGTGCTGATCGAGCGGGTGTGA
- the pcaG gene encoding protocatechuate 3,4-dioxygenase subunit alpha translates to MEMSAQQTIGPFWHLIDQPDWWDLTRFGAAGARIVIEGRITDGAGAAVADAAVELFQASPARDAVFPGYGRVAADAEGRFRFATVMPGPLPGPRGANAQQAPHCGLALHARGLLRPLFTRIYFAGDALNATDPVLSLVPAARRDTLVADETSPGVWRRDIVLQGEGETVFLDF, encoded by the coding sequence ATGGAGATGTCGGCGCAGCAGACGATCGGGCCGTTCTGGCACCTGATCGACCAGCCGGACTGGTGGGATCTGACGCGGTTCGGCGCCGCCGGCGCGCGGATCGTGATCGAGGGAAGGATCACCGATGGCGCGGGGGCGGCGGTGGCCGACGCGGCCGTGGAGCTGTTCCAGGCCTCGCCCGCGCGGGATGCGGTGTTTCCCGGCTATGGCCGGGTGGCGGCGGATGCGGAGGGCCGGTTCCGCTTCGCCACCGTGATGCCGGGCCCGCTGCCCGGGCCGCGCGGGGCGAACGCGCAGCAGGCGCCGCATTGCGGCCTGGCGCTGCATGCGCGCGGCCTGCTGCGGCCGCTTTTCACGCGGATCTATTTCGCCGGGGATGCGCTGAACGCGACCGACCCGGTGCTGAGCCTGGTGCCGGCGGCGCGGCGCGACACGCTGGTGGCGGATGAGACCTCGCCCGGCGTCTGGCGGCGCGACATCGTGCTGCAGGGCGAGGGCGAGACGGTATTTCTGGACTTTTGA
- the pcaH gene encoding protocatechuate 3,4-dioxygenase subunit beta, whose product MNETEADGIAPSRSAQPPLSAPDYRSTALRAPREMPVAIPQTLTETTGPVFEPSRFAPTDNLAVNDGHEAMGERIIVTGRVLDEAGRPVPRSMVEIWQANAAGRYNHKGDTHDAPLDPHFRGAGRVFTDDEGRYRFVTVKPGAYPWGNHANAWRPNHIHFSLFGAGFAARLITQMYFPGDPLLELDPIFHAVPDAAARARLVAAFDIGVTEPGRALGYRFDIVLRGRAATPMEG is encoded by the coding sequence ATGAACGAGACCGAAGCCGACGGGATTGCGCCGTCGCGCAGCGCGCAGCCGCCGCTCTCGGCGCCGGATTATCGCAGCACGGCGCTGCGCGCGCCGCGCGAGATGCCGGTGGCGATTCCGCAGACGCTGACCGAGACGACCGGGCCGGTCTTCGAGCCATCGCGCTTCGCGCCGACCGACAATCTCGCCGTGAATGACGGGCACGAGGCGATGGGCGAGCGGATCATCGTCACCGGGCGGGTGCTGGACGAGGCCGGGCGGCCGGTGCCGCGCAGCATGGTCGAGATCTGGCAGGCGAATGCCGCGGGGCGCTACAACCACAAGGGCGATACGCATGACGCGCCGCTCGACCCGCATTTCCGCGGCGCCGGGCGCGTATTCACCGATGACGAGGGGCGCTACCGCTTCGTTACGGTCAAGCCGGGCGCCTATCCCTGGGGGAACCACGCCAATGCGTGGCGGCCGAATCACATCCATTTCTCGCTGTTCGGCGCCGGGTTCGCCGCGCGTCTGATCACGCAGATGTATTTCCCCGGCGACCCGTTGCTTGAACTCGACCCGATCTTCCACGCGGTGCCGGACGCGGCGGCGCGGGCGCGGCTGGTGGCGGCGTTCGATATCGGCGTCACCGAGCCGGGGCGGGCGCTCGGCTATCGGTTCGACATCGTGCTGCGCGGCCGCGCCGCCACGCCGATGGAGGGGTGA
- a CDS encoding 4-hydroxybenzoate 3-monooxygenase, whose product MAMETRTRVGIIGAGPAGLILAHLLARARIDSVVLERQSRHHVEHRIRAGILEHDVAELLRATGLGARMDTIGFRHDGTNLLFDGALHRIDFARLTGRHVMLYSQHEVVRDLIGARVAAGLPIVFEAECAAIEGIGTARPAIVYRHDGAEHRLDCDIVAACDGFHGAGRAALPAAAAREYDRVYPFGWLGILAEAPPSKDELIYANHPNGFALLSMRSATVSRLYIQCGMEERLEDWPDQRIWDELARRLDHPGFSLNTGPVIQKGITAMRSYVVEPMQAGRLFLAGDAAHIVPPTGAKGLNAAIADAALLAGAIVRWARGEAGALAGYGAAALDRVWKVERFSWWMTSMMHRFDTHTGFDRRMQHAELEYYTQSEAGQTALAENYVGLPFAAPEGVP is encoded by the coding sequence ATGGCGATGGAAACGAGGACGAGGGTCGGCATCATCGGCGCGGGGCCGGCGGGGCTGATCCTCGCGCATCTGCTGGCCCGGGCGAGGATCGACAGCGTCGTGCTGGAGCGGCAGTCCCGCCATCATGTCGAGCATCGGATCCGCGCCGGAATCCTTGAACACGACGTGGCCGAACTGCTCCGCGCGACCGGGCTTGGGGCGCGGATGGACACGATCGGCTTTCGCCATGACGGCACCAACCTGCTGTTCGACGGCGCGCTGCACCGGATCGATTTCGCGCGGCTGACCGGCCGCCATGTGATGCTCTACAGCCAGCACGAGGTGGTGCGCGACCTGATCGGGGCGCGGGTGGCGGCGGGGCTGCCGATCGTCTTCGAGGCGGAATGCGCGGCGATCGAGGGGATCGGGACGGCGCGGCCGGCGATCGTCTATCGGCATGACGGCGCCGAGCACCGCCTCGACTGCGATATCGTCGCCGCCTGCGACGGGTTTCATGGCGCCGGCCGCGCCGCGCTGCCGGCGGCGGCGGCGCGCGAATACGACCGGGTCTATCCGTTCGGCTGGCTCGGCATTCTCGCGGAAGCGCCGCCCTCGAAGGACGAGCTGATCTACGCCAATCATCCGAACGGGTTCGCGCTGCTGTCGATGCGGTCGGCTACGGTCAGCCGGCTCTATATCCAGTGCGGCATGGAGGAGCGGCTGGAGGACTGGCCGGACCAGCGGATCTGGGACGAGCTGGCGCGCCGGCTCGATCATCCGGGGTTCAGCCTGAACACCGGGCCGGTGATCCAGAAGGGGATCACGGCGATGCGCTCCTATGTCGTCGAGCCGATGCAGGCGGGGCGGCTGTTCCTCGCCGGCGATGCCGCGCATATCGTGCCGCCGACCGGAGCAAAAGGACTGAACGCCGCGATCGCCGATGCCGCGCTGCTGGCCGGCGCCATCGTCCGCTGGGCGCGGGGCGAGGCGGGCGCGCTCGCCGGCTATGGCGCGGCGGCGCTGGACCGGGTGTGGAAGGTCGAGCGGTTCTCCTGGTGGATGACCTCGATGATGCACCGGTTCGACACGCATACCGGGTTCGACCGGCGGATGCAGCACGCCGAGCTGGAGTATTATACGCAGTCGGAGGCGGGGCAGACCGCGCTGGCCGAGAATTATGTCGGCCTGCCCTTCGCCGCGCCGGAGGGGGTGCCATGA
- the katG gene encoding catalase/peroxidase HPI: MSTEAKCPVTGGATRSSSAGIQSNADWWPNQINLGMLHQHSALSNPMDPDFDYAAEFKTLDLDAVIADLKALMTDSQDWWPADFGHYGPLFVRMAWHAAGTYRIGDGRGGAGAGQQRFAPLNSWPDNANLDKARRLLWPVKQKYGRKISWADLMVLAGNVALESMGFKTFGFGAGRVDTWEPDQGIYWGPETTWLDDKRYSGDRDLENPLAAVQMGLIYVNPEGPNGKPDPVAAARDIRETFARMAMNDEETVALIAGGHTFGKTHGAGDAALVGPEPEAAPIEQQGLGWISSYGTGKGSDAITGGPEVTWTQTPTQWSNFYFDNLFNYEWELTKSPAGAWQWVAKDAGDVIPDAFDAAKKHRPTMLTTDLSMRMDPAYEKISRRFHQNPDEFADAFARAWFKLTHRDMGRVSRYLGKLVPAEHLIWQDPVPAVDHKLIDAADIAALKAKLLATGIAPTRLALTAWASAATFRGSDKRGGANGARIRLAPQKDWAANEPAELAKVLAALEKVQAEFNAAATGGKKVSLADLIVLGGCAAIEAAAKAAGHDVTVPFTPGRTDATEAQTDVASFAVLEPKADGFRNYLGKGDPRAPEEQLIDRAQLMTLTAPEMTALIGGMRALGANVGGAKHGVFTTRPGALTNDFFVNLLDMNMSWHPAAEPGVYELRDRKSGAVKWTATRVDLVFGSNSQLRALAEVYGTQDGEAAFVKDFVAAWTKVMELDRFDLA; the protein is encoded by the coding sequence TTGTCGACAGAAGCGAAATGCCCCGTCACCGGCGGCGCGACCCGGTCAAGCTCGGCCGGCATCCAGTCCAATGCCGACTGGTGGCCCAACCAGATCAATCTCGGCATGCTGCACCAGCACTCGGCGCTGTCGAACCCGATGGATCCGGATTTCGATTACGCCGCGGAATTCAAGACCCTCGACCTCGATGCGGTGATCGCCGACCTGAAGGCGCTGATGACCGATTCGCAGGACTGGTGGCCGGCCGATTTCGGCCATTACGGCCCGCTCTTCGTCCGCATGGCCTGGCACGCGGCGGGCACCTACCGCATCGGTGACGGCCGCGGCGGCGCCGGCGCCGGCCAGCAGCGCTTCGCTCCGCTGAACAGCTGGCCCGACAACGCCAATCTCGACAAGGCCCGCCGCCTGCTCTGGCCGGTCAAGCAGAAATACGGCCGCAAGATCTCCTGGGCCGATCTCATGGTCCTCGCCGGCAACGTCGCCCTCGAATCGATGGGCTTCAAGACCTTCGGCTTCGGCGCCGGCCGCGTCGACACCTGGGAGCCCGACCAGGGCATCTACTGGGGTCCGGAGACGACCTGGCTCGACGACAAGCGCTACAGCGGCGACCGCGACCTCGAAAACCCGCTCGCCGCCGTGCAGATGGGCCTCATCTACGTCAACCCCGAAGGCCCCAACGGCAAGCCCGATCCGGTGGCCGCGGCGCGCGACATCCGCGAGACCTTCGCCCGCATGGCGATGAACGACGAGGAAACCGTCGCCCTGATCGCCGGCGGCCACACCTTCGGCAAGACCCATGGCGCCGGCGACGCCGCCCTGGTCGGCCCCGAGCCGGAAGCCGCGCCGATCGAGCAGCAGGGACTTGGCTGGATCAGCAGCTACGGCACCGGCAAGGGCAGCGATGCCATCACCGGCGGCCCGGAAGTCACCTGGACGCAGACGCCCACGCAGTGGAGCAACTTCTATTTCGACAACCTGTTCAACTACGAATGGGAGCTGACCAAGAGCCCCGCCGGCGCCTGGCAGTGGGTCGCGAAGGACGCGGGTGACGTCATCCCCGATGCGTTCGACGCCGCGAAGAAGCACCGCCCGACCATGCTCACCACCGACCTGTCGATGCGCATGGACCCGGCCTACGAGAAGATCTCGCGCCGCTTCCACCAGAATCCGGACGAGTTCGCCGATGCCTTCGCCCGCGCCTGGTTCAAGCTCACCCATCGCGACATGGGGCGGGTCTCGCGCTATCTCGGCAAGCTGGTTCCGGCCGAGCACCTGATCTGGCAGGACCCGGTTCCCGCGGTGGACCACAAGCTGATCGACGCGGCCGATATCGCGGCGCTGAAGGCGAAGCTTCTCGCCACCGGCATCGCGCCCACCCGCCTCGCGCTCACCGCCTGGGCCTCGGCGGCGACCTTCCGCGGCTCGGACAAGCGCGGCGGCGCCAACGGCGCGCGCATCCGCCTCGCCCCGCAGAAGGACTGGGCGGCGAACGAGCCGGCCGAACTCGCCAAGGTGCTCGCCGCGCTCGAAAAGGTGCAGGCCGAGTTCAACGCGGCGGCGACCGGCGGCAAGAAGGTCTCGCTGGCCGACCTGATCGTGCTCGGCGGCTGTGCGGCGATCGAGGCGGCGGCGAAGGCGGCCGGCCATGACGTCACCGTGCCCTTCACCCCCGGCCGCACCGACGCGACCGAGGCGCAGACCGACGTGGCCTCCTTCGCTGTGCTGGAGCCGAAGGCCGACGGCTTCCGCAACTATCTCGGCAAGGGCGATCCGCGCGCGCCGGAGGAACAGCTGATCGACCGCGCCCAGCTGATGACGCTGACGGCCCCGGAAATGACCGCGCTGATCGGCGGCATGCGCGCCCTCGGCGCCAATGTCGGCGGGGCGAAGCACGGCGTCTTCACCACCCGCCCCGGCGCGTTGACGAACGACTTCTTCGTCAACCTGCTCGACATGAACATGAGCTGGCACCCCGCCGCCGAGCCCGGCGTCTACGAGCTGCGCGACCGCAAGAGCGGGGCGGTGAAGTGGACGGCAACGCGGGTGGATCTCGTGTTCGGCTCGAACTCCCAGCTCCGCGCGCTCGCCGAGGTCTACGGCACGCAGGACGGCGAGGCCGCCTTCGTGAAGGACTTCGTCGCCGCCTGGACCAAGGTCATGGAGCTCGACCGCTTCGACCTCGCCTGA
- a CDS encoding ABC transporter permease codes for MDQQARTAALDVETIPRGRMLWRFVRQIAFALISIVVLVVAFGVLNPRFLSGGNWFHIAQQVAVIAILATGQTFIIATAGIDISQGSVVALSSMICAIAIVDAHMSSGVAIVLTLALGAVIGAIIGLSVVVLGVPPFIATLGMLAVALGAALLTTNGTPVFGLPNGFQEISQGTVLGFPNMAWIAVLLALFSAYLLNKTRFGRYTLAIGSNAEAARRVGINVPRHLLLVYVFGGIVSSLAGVIYLAYTAAAQPTSGANYELYAIAAVVIGGGSLFGGVGTILGSILGALLMTILKNGTQLAGISPYVEQVILGIVVVGAVYVDNLRRRLR; via the coding sequence ATGGACCAGCAGGCACGAACAGCCGCGCTCGACGTCGAGACCATTCCGCGCGGGCGCATGCTGTGGCGCTTCGTCCGCCAGATCGCCTTCGCGCTGATCAGCATCGTGGTGCTGGTCGTCGCGTTCGGCGTGCTGAACCCCCGCTTCCTGAGCGGGGGAAACTGGTTCCACATCGCCCAGCAGGTCGCGGTGATCGCGATCCTGGCGACGGGGCAGACCTTCATCATCGCGACCGCCGGGATCGACATCTCGCAGGGCTCGGTGGTCGCGCTGTCGTCGATGATCTGCGCGATCGCGATCGTCGATGCGCACATGTCGTCCGGGGTGGCGATCGTGCTGACGCTGGCGCTGGGGGCGGTGATCGGCGCGATCATCGGACTGTCGGTGGTCGTGCTTGGCGTGCCGCCCTTCATCGCGACGCTGGGCATGCTCGCGGTCGCACTCGGCGCGGCGCTGCTGACCACCAACGGCACGCCGGTGTTCGGCCTGCCGAACGGGTTCCAGGAGATTTCGCAAGGCACCGTGCTGGGCTTTCCCAACATGGCGTGGATCGCGGTGCTGCTCGCGCTGTTCTCTGCCTATCTGCTGAACAAGACGCGGTTCGGCCGCTACACGCTGGCGATCGGCAGCAATGCCGAGGCGGCGCGCCGGGTGGGCATCAACGTGCCGCGGCATCTGCTGCTGGTCTATGTGTTCGGCGGGATCGTCTCGTCGCTCGCCGGCGTGATCTATCTTGCCTACACGGCGGCGGCGCAGCCGACCTCGGGGGCGAATTACGAACTCTATGCGATCGCCGCGGTGGTGATCGGCGGCGGGTCGCTGTTCGGCGGGGTGGGGACGATCCTCGGCAGCATCCTCGGCGCGCTGCTGATGACGATCCTGAAGAACGGCACGCAGCTGGCGGGGATTTCACCCTATGTCGAGCAGGTGATTCTCGGCATCGTGGTGGTCGGCGCCGTCTATGTCGACAATCTGCGGCGGCGGCTGCGCTGA
- a CDS encoding substrate-binding domain-containing protein — protein MKLRKTLLGAAAVALLGGMAAAPAMAAAPTVHSLPVPAKPAKHYHFTLITKSNASPYWLAVREGADAAAKKFGVSVAFEAPASGTDLAGQIGMVNNAVTGGTDGIILAAQNPQALLKPVKSALAHHIPVVTVDSGLSPNISDCFLATSNVGAAAALAKYTADHLMGGKGQYAIVDFNHTASTGIARPKGFMLGMKSYPHIKKMGPIQYSNNDVSAGLRIATTMLTQYPHLKVIFGANDRAALGPAEAVQRAHAKVKVVGFDADLGEIALVKAGIIQASILQSPYDMGYYAVVALLDKLDGKTLPKRINTPYFLLTPKNLGSSQATAAIRQYAPKYNPAG, from the coding sequence ATGAAACTACGCAAGACATTGCTCGGTGCCGCGGCGGTCGCGCTGCTCGGCGGCATGGCGGCGGCGCCGGCCATGGCGGCCGCGCCCACCGTTCATTCGCTGCCGGTGCCGGCCAAGCCGGCGAAGCATTATCATTTCACGCTCATCACGAAATCCAACGCCTCGCCCTACTGGCTCGCGGTGCGCGAGGGGGCGGACGCGGCGGCGAAGAAGTTCGGCGTTTCGGTCGCCTTCGAGGCGCCGGCCAGCGGCACCGACCTCGCCGGGCAGATCGGCATGGTCAATAACGCGGTGACAGGAGGCACTGACGGCATCATCCTCGCTGCGCAGAATCCGCAGGCGCTGCTCAAGCCGGTGAAGTCGGCACTCGCGCATCACATTCCGGTGGTGACGGTCGATTCCGGCCTGTCGCCCAACATCTCGGACTGCTTCCTCGCCACCTCGAATGTCGGGGCCGCGGCGGCGCTCGCGAAATATACGGCCGACCACCTGATGGGCGGCAAGGGACAGTATGCGATCGTCGACTTCAACCACACCGCCTCGACCGGAATCGCCCGGCCGAAAGGCTTCATGCTCGGGATGAAGTCCTATCCGCACATCAAGAAGATGGGGCCGATCCAGTATTCCAACAACGACGTCAGCGCCGGGCTGCGGATCGCGACCACGATGCTTACGCAATACCCGCATCTCAAGGTGATCTTCGGCGCGAACGACCGCGCGGCGCTCGGCCCGGCCGAGGCGGTGCAGCGCGCGCACGCCAAGGTGAAGGTCGTCGGGTTCGATGCCGATCTTGGCGAGATCGCGCTGGTCAAGGCGGGGATCATCCAGGCCTCGATCCTGCAATCGCCCTACGACATGGGCTATTACGCGGTGGTCGCGCTGCTCGACAAGCTCGACGGCAAGACGCTGCCGAAGCGGATCAACACGCCGTATTTCCTGCTGACGCCGAAGAATCTCGGCTCCAGCCAGGCGACGGCGGCGATCCGCCAGTACGCGCCCAAGTATAACCCCGCGGGCTGA
- a CDS encoding ATP-binding cassette domain-containing protein produces the protein MSVPALEVRGVDKRFGAVEVLRDVSLEVAPGEVLGVVGDNGAGKSTLMKVISGVHRADSGSIRLGGAEMSFRSPRDARNAGIETIYQDLALADHLDVGANIFLGREPMRRFMGLVPMLDERKIHGEIAALLARIESHIPDPMTRVLDLSGGQRQAVAIARALYWRAKVVIMDEPTAALAVMETENVLKMARQLAGEGIGVLFIGHNLVEILKVCDRVMVMYRGRKVFDARSAETSQTELIRYMTGYADAETNEAEREHP, from the coding sequence ATGAGCGTGCCCGCCCTTGAGGTGCGCGGCGTCGACAAGCGGTTCGGCGCGGTCGAGGTGCTGCGCGACGTGTCGCTCGAAGTGGCCCCCGGCGAGGTGCTTGGCGTGGTCGGCGACAACGGGGCCGGCAAGTCCACCCTGATGAAGGTGATTTCCGGCGTGCACCGGGCCGATTCCGGCTCGATCCGGCTCGGCGGCGCGGAGATGTCGTTCCGCTCGCCGCGCGATGCGCGCAATGCGGGGATCGAGACGATCTACCAGGACCTCGCGCTTGCCGATCATCTCGATGTGGGCGCCAACATCTTTCTCGGCCGCGAGCCGATGCGGCGCTTCATGGGCCTCGTGCCGATGCTCGACGAGCGGAAGATCCATGGCGAGATCGCCGCCCTGCTGGCGCGGATCGAAAGCCACATTCCCGATCCGATGACGCGGGTGCTCGACCTTTCCGGCGGGCAGCGCCAGGCGGTGGCGATCGCGCGCGCGCTCTACTGGCGGGCGAAGGTCGTCATCATGGACGAGCCGACGGCGGCCCTCGCCGTGATGGAAACCGAGAACGTGCTGAAGATGGCGCGGCAGCTCGCCGGCGAGGGGATCGGCGTGCTGTTCATCGGCCACAACCTCGTCGAGATCCTCAAGGTCTGCGATCGGGTGATGGTGATGTATCGCGGGCGCAAGGTGTTCGACGCGCGCTCGGCCGAGACGTCGCAGACCGAACTGATCCGCTACATGACCGGCTATGCGGATGCCGAAACCAACGAAGCCGAAAGGGAACATCCATGA
- a CDS encoding SDR family oxidoreductase: MELGLKGKIVIVTGGASGIGAAVVDTLAGAGAVPVVLDRAAAPGEHHRLDLTDAAACAGAIAAIAARHGRIDGLVNNAGVNDRAGLGGTLDAALEAFRASLERNLVQCFTLMHLCLPHLRQSRGAVVNIASKVALTGQGGTSGYAAAKGGLLGLTREWAAELAADGIRVNAVLPAEVATPMYDQWLSAQPDPEARRAAITRTIPLGARMTTPAEIAASVVFLLSAAASHVTGQHHVVDGGYVHLDRALTA; encoded by the coding sequence ATGGAGCTTGGGCTCAAGGGAAAGATCGTCATCGTCACAGGCGGTGCCTCGGGAATCGGCGCCGCGGTGGTGGACACGCTGGCCGGCGCCGGTGCCGTGCCGGTGGTGCTCGACCGCGCCGCAGCACCCGGCGAGCATCACCGCCTCGACCTGACCGATGCCGCCGCCTGCGCCGGGGCCATCGCCGCCATCGCCGCGCGCCACGGCCGGATCGACGGGCTGGTGAACAATGCCGGCGTGAACGATCGCGCCGGGCTTGGCGGCACGCTCGATGCAGCACTCGAAGCCTTCCGCGCCTCGCTCGAACGCAATCTCGTGCAGTGCTTCACCCTGATGCATCTCTGCCTGCCGCATCTGCGCCAGTCGCGCGGCGCGGTGGTGAACATCGCCTCCAAGGTCGCCCTCACCGGCCAGGGCGGCACCAGCGGCTATGCCGCGGCCAAGGGCGGCCTGCTCGGCCTCACCCGCGAATGGGCCGCCGAACTCGCCGCCGATGGCATACGGGTCAACGCCGTCCTCCCCGCCGAGGTGGCCACGCCGATGTATGACCAGTGGCTGTCCGCCCAGCCCGACCCCGAGGCCCGCCGCGCCGCCATCACCCGCACCATCCCGCTCGGCGCGCGCATGACCACGCCGGCGGAAATCGCGGCGAGCGTCGTCTTCCTGCTCTCCGCCGCCGCCTCGCACGTCACCGGCCAGCATCACGTCGTCGATGGCGGCTATGTCCATCTCGACCGCGCGCTGACCGCCTGA
- a CDS encoding amidohydrolase family protein, protein MRIDSHLHLWSPARGDYGWLTPDLPICREITLDEARRTATGIDAVILVQAAPTEAETRFLLDIAAHAGGFVRAVVGWTDLAADDAPARIAALAGEPRLAGLRPMLQDIADPDWILRPEIEPALAAMERAGLVLDLLVRPAHLPRCVELAHRHPGLTMVLDHAAKPSIAQCGHAAWAEALHHLAADTAIACKLSGLITEAAPGAGFDALAPYVRTVFDAFGADRILWGSDWPVLTLAASYDAWRGAAEALTGMMAPDAVDAVFGGNAARIYRG, encoded by the coding sequence ATGCGCATCGACTCCCACCTCCATCTCTGGTCGCCCGCCCGCGGCGACTATGGCTGGCTGACGCCGGACCTGCCGATCTGCCGCGAGATCACGCTCGACGAGGCCCGCCGCACCGCGACAGGGATCGACGCCGTCATCCTCGTCCAGGCTGCGCCCACCGAGGCGGAGACGCGCTTCCTGCTCGACATCGCCGCCCACGCCGGCGGCTTCGTCCGCGCAGTCGTCGGCTGGACCGATCTCGCAGCGGACGATGCGCCCGCCCGCATCGCCGCCCTCGCGGGCGAACCACGCCTCGCCGGCCTGCGCCCGATGCTGCAGGACATCGCCGATCCCGACTGGATCCTGCGCCCGGAGATCGAACCCGCCCTCGCCGCGATGGAACGCGCCGGGCTGGTGCTCGACCTGCTGGTCCGCCCCGCGCACCTGCCGCGCTGCGTCGAACTCGCGCACCGGCATCCCGGCCTCACCATGGTGCTCGACCACGCCGCCAAGCCGTCGATCGCGCAATGCGGCCACGCCGCCTGGGCGGAGGCGCTGCACCACCTCGCCGCCGACACGGCGATCGCCTGCAAGCTCTCCGGCCTCATCACCGAAGCGGCGCCGGGTGCCGGTTTCGACGCGCTCGCCCCCTATGTCCGCACGGTGTTCGACGCCTTCGGCGCGGACCGGATTCTCTGGGGCAGCGACTGGCCGGTGCTCACCCTCGCCGCCTCCTACGATGCCTGGCGCGGCGCGGCGGAAGCCCTCACCGGGATGATGGCGCCTGATGCGGTGGATGCGGTGTTCGGCGGCAACGCCGCGCGCATCTACCGGGGCTAG